One genomic window of Devosia salina includes the following:
- a CDS encoding glutamate synthase subunit beta: MGKVTGFLEIEREEPRYEPASDRIRHFGEFTIPLSEGRVVDQAARCMDCGIPFCHGDTGCPVNNQIPDWNDLVYNGDWEEAARNLHSTNNFPEFTGRICPAPCEEACTLNLEDVPVAIKTVEQAIADKAIRSGWIKPQVPASKTGKKVAVVGSGPAGLAAAQQLARAGHDVHVYEREPKAGGLMRYGIPDFKMEKEHIDFRVTQMEAEGATFHYGVNVGVTTPLSDLQNSHDAVLLAGGAEKPRPVDVEGVSFAGVHFAMPFLVQQNRRVGGEDVSSEFQLSAAGKHVVVVGGGDTASDCVGTSFRQGAIAVTQLDVRPMPPELENKLTNWPNWAVKMRTSSSQAEGAIREFSAGTMKIIGDAQGNVTGVECARVDRKRQPIPGTEFVIKADLVLLAIGFAGPIQDGMLTELGAQYDKRGNLFADTMSYKTTVPKVYAAGDMRRGQSLVVWAIREGRQAARSIDFDLMGKTDLPR; this comes from the coding sequence ATGGGTAAGGTAACAGGCTTTCTCGAAATCGAACGCGAAGAGCCCCGCTACGAGCCGGCCTCTGATCGCATCCGCCATTTCGGCGAGTTCACCATCCCCCTTTCCGAGGGACGGGTGGTGGACCAGGCCGCGCGCTGCATGGATTGCGGCATTCCGTTCTGCCATGGCGATACGGGCTGCCCGGTCAATAACCAGATCCCGGACTGGAACGACCTCGTCTACAACGGCGATTGGGAGGAGGCTGCCCGCAACCTCCACTCGACCAACAACTTCCCCGAATTTACCGGCCGCATCTGCCCCGCCCCCTGCGAGGAAGCCTGCACGCTGAACCTCGAGGATGTGCCGGTCGCCATCAAGACCGTCGAGCAGGCCATTGCCGACAAGGCCATCCGATCGGGCTGGATCAAGCCGCAGGTGCCGGCCAGCAAGACGGGCAAGAAGGTTGCCGTGGTCGGTTCCGGTCCGGCCGGTCTCGCCGCGGCCCAGCAGCTGGCCCGCGCCGGTCACGATGTCCATGTCTATGAGCGCGAGCCCAAGGCGGGCGGCCTCATGCGCTATGGCATTCCCGACTTCAAGATGGAAAAGGAACACATCGACTTCCGCGTCACCCAGATGGAAGCCGAGGGCGCCACCTTCCACTATGGCGTCAATGTCGGCGTCACCACGCCGCTCTCGGACCTGCAGAACAGCCACGACGCCGTGCTGCTGGCCGGTGGCGCCGAAAAGCCGCGTCCCGTGGATGTCGAGGGCGTCTCTTTCGCCGGCGTCCACTTCGCCATGCCGTTCCTGGTGCAGCAGAACCGTCGCGTCGGTGGCGAGGATGTGTCGAGCGAATTCCAGCTCTCGGCCGCCGGCAAGCATGTCGTGGTCGTGGGCGGTGGTGACACCGCTTCGGACTGCGTCGGCACCAGCTTCCGCCAGGGCGCCATCGCCGTCACCCAGCTCGACGTGCGGCCCATGCCGCCCGAGCTCGAGAACAAGCTGACCAATTGGCCCAATTGGGCGGTCAAGATGCGCACCTCGTCCAGCCAGGCCGAAGGCGCCATCCGCGAATTCTCCGCCGGCACGATGAAGATCATCGGCGATGCCCAAGGCAATGTCACCGGCGTCGAATGCGCCCGCGTCGATCGCAAGCGCCAGCCCATTCCAGGCACCGAATTCGTCATCAAGGCGGACCTAGTCCTCCTCGCCATCGGCTTTGCCGGTCCCATCCAGGACGGCATGCTGACCGAGCTGGGCGCCCAGTATGACAAGCGCGGCAATCTCTTCGCCGACACCATGAGCTACAAGACCACGGTTCCCAAGGTCTATGCCGCCGGCGACATGCGCCGCGGCCAGTCGCTCGTCGTCTGGGCCATCCGCGAAGGCCGCCAGGCCGCCCGCTCCATCGATTTCGACCTGATGGGCAAGACGGATTTGCCTCGCTGA